In Vigna angularis cultivar LongXiaoDou No.4 chromosome 8, ASM1680809v1, whole genome shotgun sequence, one DNA window encodes the following:
- the LOC108344556 gene encoding uncharacterized protein LOC108344556, whose amino-acid sequence MTPAELVNTKQEKDETLRAFMQRYNEAARRVKDVNHTFIINNLPSCLRPGYFVEQLYVDPPKSMEELQETIAKFVRIKDLRISRKRQQENPNNGTRKETKRSSNDYKGDRPPRKESGWIPKYDRYTALNAPRAKVHEEALHAELLTVRRKSSPKNADESKACRLHLNHGHDTEECNIVKDDIERLIRARYLQKYVKEETSKAPIPMRKEMSWRSPERPFRRDDRQRRRSRSHSRNPEREGSVRRRIDTISGGFVGGGASTSTRKRHLRNLNTIHMVDRQRQSMPNITFTDADFHALDPNHDDPMVITADIARYEVRKVLIDQGNSVNILYWNTFLKMDMSEDLIAPFNEQIVGFPGERVDTRGYLDLRTRLGTGREARELRVSFLLVEANTSYNALLGRPCLNAFGAIVSTPHLAMKFPTKRGTICTVRVDQRTARQCYVAGLKVTPFIPPRKARGAETAAIDLDPRTNIDERLHPQGDIKTFTLGVETCILLHLDPHVKKHYLHLVDVNANV is encoded by the coding sequence ATGACACCAGCTGAGCTCGTGAATACTAAACAAGAGAAAGACGAAACCCTGAGAGCATTTATGCAGAGATACAACGAAGCGGCCAGACGCGTAAAAGACGTGAATCACACATTCATAATAAACAATTTGCCTTCGTGTTTAAGGCCAGGGTATTTCGTTGAACAATTGTATGTCGATCCTCCAAAATCAATGGAAGAACTCCAAGAAACAATCGCGAAGTTCGTACGCATCAAGGACCTCAGAATTTCCAGAAAAAGGCAACAAGAAAATCCTAACAACGGTACCAGGAAAGAAACGAAGCGATCATCCAACGACTATAAAGGTGACAGGCCCCCTCGAAAAGAATCAGGGTGGATACCCAAGTATGATCGTTATACTGCTCTTAATGCACCTAGGGCAAAGGTACATGAAGAGGCTCTACACGCAGAACTCCTCACCGTGCGAAGAAAATCTTCTCCAAAGAATGCTGATGAAAGTAAAGCCTGCCGTCTTCACCTAAACCATGGTCATGACACCGAAGAGTGCAACATAGTAAAAGATGACATAGAAAGACTCATCCGTGCAAGGTACCTCCAAAAATACGTAAAGGAGGAAACTTCCAAAGCACCGATCCCTATGAGGAAGGAAATGTCGTGGAGAAGTCCCGAACGACCGTTCCGCAGAGACGACAGACAAAGACGACGTTCCAGGAGCCATTCTCGGAACCCAGAACGAGAGGGGTCAGTCCGAAGACGAATTGACACCATATCCGGAGGCTTCGTAGGAGGAGGAGCATCGACGTCTACCCGGAAAAGACATTTGAGAAATTTAAACACAATACACATGGTAGACCGACAACGTCAATCTATGCCCAACATTACGTTTACGGATGCTGATTTCCATGCTCTTGATCCTAATCATGATGATCCCATGGTCATCACTGCCGATATAGCCCGATACGAGGTCAGAAAAGTGCTCATCGATCAAGGCAATTCAGTCAATATCTTATACTGGAATACATTCCTGAAAATGGATATGTCTGAGGATCTGATAGCCCCTTTCAACGAGCAGATTGTAGGCTTCCCAGGAGAAAGAGTAGACACTCGGGGATACCTTGACCTAAGGACTCGACTTGGAACAGGCAGAGAAGCAAGAGAGCTAAGAGTTAGTTTCCTACTAGTAGAGGCAAATACTTCGTATAACGCCTTACTAGGACGACCTTGCTTGAACGCGTTTGGGGCCATCGTCTCCACCCCTCACCTAGCTATGAAATTCCCCACAAAGAGAGGCACTATTTGTACGGTAAGGGTCGATCAGCGAACAGCTCGGCAATGTTATGTTGCCGGTTTAAAGGTCACTCCTTTCATACCACCAAGAAAGGCTAGAGGGGCGGAAACAGCAGCGATCGACTTGGATCCCAGAACCAACATAGACGAACGTCTCCATCCACAGGGTGACATCAAAACATTCACGCTGGGAGTAGAGACATGTATACTTCTTCATCTAGATCCCCATGTAAAAAAGCATTATTtacatctagttgatgtaaatGCCAATGTTTAG